The proteins below are encoded in one region of Helianthus annuus cultivar XRQ/B chromosome 2, HanXRQr2.0-SUNRISE, whole genome shotgun sequence:
- the LOC110917282 gene encoding probable LRR receptor-like serine/threonine-protein kinase At1g74360, producing MSAPEAMQFILFVILITGKHAVGESLDSDKQVLLNLQMFLLQKNRINQGSYNKWDPQDPSPCSWPGITCSGDRVTGINLPDNDIAGNLFSNFSGLSELTHLDLSKNTIDGAIPADLGRCRSLKVLNLSHNIMGGELNFTGLSSLEVVDLSVNRISGDIRMSFPVMCRNLVVANLSSNNFTGEISGSMDECSKLEYVDLSSNSLTGNLSFGFDRFKEFSVSENRLSGALSGSNFVGSCSLEVLDLSGNQLTGQIPPEMSNCKNLTSLDLSGNKFSGNIPAEIGLITKLTQLLLGNNSLSREIPEALLGLMNLNYLDLSRNNFTGDVQAIFGRFTQLKYLLLHANGYSGGLNSSGILKLQNISRLDLSFNHFSGPLLPEISQMTGLRYLFLAGNRFSGRIPSEFGNLQGLQALDLSINELNGSIPSSFGRLTSLLWLMLANNSLTGQIPPELGNCSSLLWLNLANNQLSGPISPELANIGRNPTPTFLLNRRINPVAGSGECSAMKRWIPADYPPFSFVYTLLNRKKCRSLWDMILKGDGIFQVCLPGSSIRTRQISGYIQLSGNRLSGLVPPEIAKMVNFSMLHLGYNEFSGTVPAEIAQMPLAVLNLTSNKFTGRIPTQIGYLKCLSNLDLSYNNFSGTFPTSLNNLTELSKFNVSYNPYISGMIPSTGQLATFEKTSFLGDPLLSLPPFIANSTNNSSTNAGNRSNPRKWNSVLLFMFLLLAFTVCGVMTILVCLVLKSPVDKPGYLYPDLKPPRNEFMSNSSGSSPWLSDTVKVIRLDKTAFTHADVLKATGNFANDRIIGRGGFGTVYRGLLPDGRDVAIKKKLREGTEGEREFRAEMEVLTRNGLGWPHPNLVTLYGWCLYGSEKLLVYEYMDGGNLEDIILDKTGFKWKRRINVAIDVAHALVFLHHECYPSIVHRDVKASNVLLDKHGRAKVTDFGLARVMDVGDSHVSTMVAGTIGYVAPEYGQTWQATTKGDVYSYGVLIMELATGRRAVDGGDECLVEWARRVMGDGHRRMIPVSGLADGAVEMCELLRVGIRCTAESPQLRPNMKEVLDMLVRILTNRTDFCYASLLPSS from the exons ATGTCAGCACCAGAAGCTATGCAGTTCATACTCTTCGTAATATTAATCACAG GAAAACATGCAGTTGGAGAATCACTGGATTCCGACAAGCAAGTACTCCTGAATCTCCAAAtgtttttgttacaaaaaaacagaATCAATCAAGGAAGCTACAACAAATGGGACCCACAAGACCCATCACCGTGCAGTTGGCCGGGAATTACTTGCTCCGGCGACCGGGTCACCGGAATCAACCTTCCCGACAACGACATCGCCGGAAATTTGTTCAGCAACTTCTCCGGCTTGTCAGAGCTTACACACCTTGACTTGTCGAAAAACACGATAGATGGCGCGATACCGGCTGATTTGGGCAGGTGTAGGAGCCTCAAAGTGTTGAACCTGTCACATAATATTATGGGTGGTGAGCTCAACTTCACCGGACTTAGTAGTTTGGAGGTTGTTGACTTGTCGGTCAACCGAATATCTGGCGATATCCGGATGAGCTTCCCGGTGATGTGTAGAAACTTGGTGGTGGCTAATTTATCATCTAATAACTTCACTGGAGAGATTTCAGGGTCAATGGATGAATGCTCTAAGCTGGAGTATGTCGATTTGAGCTCGAATTCGTTGACCGGAAACTTATCTTTCGGGTTCGATAGGTTTAAGGAGTTTTCGGTTTCTGAAAACCGGTTATCCGGTGCTCTTTCCGGGTCTAATTTTGTGGGAAGTTGCAGTTTGGAGGTGCTTGACTTGTCCGGAAATCAACTCACCGGACAAATCCCGCCGGAGATGTCAAATTGTAAAAATTTGACCAGTTTGGACCTCTCCGGGAACAAGTTTTCCGGCAATATTCCGGCGGAAATCGGGTTGATCACGAAACTGACGCAACTTTTGTTAGGTAACAATTCGCTTTCGAGGGAGATCCCAGAGGCTCTACTCGGGTTGATGAACCTGAACTACTTGGACCTTAGCCGGAATAACTTCACCGGAGATGTACAAGCCATTTTCGGGCGGTTTACGCAGCTGAAATATCTTCTCCTGCACGCGAATGGATACTCCGGCGGGTTAAACTCGTCGGGGATACTCAAGCTGCAGAACATTTCGCGGTTAGACCTCAGTTTCAACCACTTTTCGGGTCCATTACTGCCGGAAATATCTCAGATGACAGGTTTACGATACTTATTTCTGGCCGGAAACCGGTTCTCCGGGAGGATACCTTCTGAGTTTGGTAATTTGCAAGGACTTCAAGCTCTGGATCTTTCCATAAACGAGTTAAACGGGTCGATCCCATCAAGTTTCGGACGGTTAACCTCTCTACTATGGTTAATGCTTGCCAACAACTCGTTAACGGGCCAGATACCGCCGGAATTAGGGAACTGTAGCAGCTTATTGTGGCTAAATCTTGCAAACAATCAACTTTCGGGCCCGATTTCACCCGAATTGGCTAATATAGGGAGAAACCCGACACCGACATTTTTGTTAAACCGGAGAATTAACCCGGTTGCGGGTTCAGGAGAGTGTTCAGCAATGAAAAGATGGATCCCTGCAGATTATCCACCTTTCAGTTTTGTATACACTCTTCTGAACAGAAAAAAGTGCAGAAGTTTATGGGATATGATACTTAAAGGGGATGGAATCTTCCAAGTTTGTCTACCAGGTTCGAGTATTCGAACCCGTCAGATATCGGGGTATATCCAGCTCAGTGGGAACCGGTTATCGGGCCTTGTACCCCCAGAAATCGCGAAAATGGTTAATTTCAGTATGCTGCATTTGGGGTATAATGAGTTTTCAGGGACAGTTCCGGCTGAGATCGCGCAAATGCCTCTCGCGGTCTTGAATCTTACTAGTAACAAGTTCACGGGGCGAATACCAACGCAGATCGGTTATCTCAAGTGTTTGAGTAATCTTGATCTGTCATACAACAATTTCTCAGGTACGTTCCCGACCAGTTTGAACAATCTGACTGAATTAAGCAAGTTTAACGTCTCCTACAATCCGTACATCTCCGGTATGATTCCATCGACCGGACAGCTGGCTACGTTCGAGAAAACGTCATTCCTCGGAGACCCGTTGTTGAGTCTGCCTCCATTTATAGCTAACTCAACAAACAACTCGTCAACAAACGCAGGTAACAGATCAAACCCGAGAAAATGGAATTCGGTTTTGTTGTTCATGTTTCTACTGTTGGCTTTCACCGTGTGCGGTGTCATGACGATCCTAGTCTGCCTTGTGTTAAAAAGCCCGGTTGACAAACCCGGATATCTATACCCCGATTTAAAGCCTCCCAGAAACGAATTTATGTCGAATTCCAGTGGCTCATCACCGTGGTTGTCGGACACGGTTAAGGTCATCCGTTTAGACAAAACCGCGTTCACTCACGCGGATGTGTTAAAAGCGACGGGTAACTTTGCGAATGACAGAATAATCGGGAGGGGCGGGTTTGGAACCGTTTATAGAGGTTTGTTACCTGATGGAAGAGACGTAGCAATAAAGAAGAAATTGAGAGAGGGTACTGAAGGGGAGCGCGAGTTCCGGGCTGAAATGGAGGTGCTTACGCGAAACGGGCTGGGCTGGCCCCACCCGAATTTGGTGACACTTTACGGGTGGTGTTTATACGGGTCAGAAAAACTGTTGGTTTATGAGTACATGGATGGTGGTAATTTGGAAGATATAATTCTAGACAAAACCGGGTTCAAATGGAAACGACGTATAAACGTTGCCATCGATGTGGCACACGCTTTGGTGTTCTTACACCACGAGTGTTATCCGTCCATTGTTCACAGAGATGTAAAAGCCAGCAATGTGTTGTTGGACAAACACGGGCGGGCTAAGGTTACCGACTTTGGGCTAGCTCGGGTTATGGATGTCGGTGATAGCCACGTCAGCACAATGGTGGCGGGAACTATTGGATACGTGGCACCTGAATACGGGCAAACATGGCAAGCCACTACAAAAGGCGATGTGTATAGTTACGGAGTGTTAATAATGGAGTTAGCGACAGGCAGAAGAGCGGTCGATGGAGGAGACGAGTGTCTAGTTGAATGGGCTAGACGGGTAATGGGAGATGGGCACCGTAGAATGATCCCAGTGTCGGGCCTTGCTGATGGGGCGGTGGAAATGTGCGAATTACTTCGAGTTGGAATAAGGTGTACCGCGGAGTCGCCACAGTTGAGGCCGAACATGAAAGAGGTGTTAGATATGTTGGTCCGCATTTTGACCAACCGTACAGATTTTTGCTATGCTTCTTTGTTACCATCTTCATAA